From a region of the Apibacter sp. B3706 genome:
- a CDS encoding RHS repeat-associated core domain-containing protein — translation MFQGGLKAGYELEYTYNGYNKNQIQSILEENYRREEGQPEVKSIEEKNYEYEFTGNLIYVSTDLEKKDLNSSSKTHERKLLWDEENRLMSIDDNGYVSNYVYDATGERVIKTSGESEQVYINSLFSGGNTETQGFTAYINPYLVVSPNGKYTKHYYAGNQRIVSKLGDIESFGADPRRIEYAGSTVPGVTINWKAKYQRSIEDLKGNYAYFEVPYNGKDNDDYINGEGFCCSQNTALRAGIGIGNVNYEKMQYYYHPDHLGSSSYITNLDGEIVQHVEYVPFGEVFIEERNNSWNTPYLFNGKELDEETGLYYYGARYYNPRESVWLSADPLSGYNPNNETEHYIDGQHNGGIYNSFNLNTYGYCYQNPVLLVDPNGKQTEFHDAYLSPAELTGAAINEVRSAVSNIASRVINLFTEKETVTPRYIVSGSGRLTLVTDMPAESFGEQIVNSIGDVATIGLALIGGPEGVLFGKAGKSSSILLLEEGKSALKGASKGSLSGTKKALEKAKQEIGLKSGESLPKGKEGKFGSPQRGDGKKGYRLDPSHPNAKPGSGEEYPHINFWDYTNGKRGTGGKSGAVPIKE, via the coding sequence ATGTTCCAAGGCGGATTGAAAGCAGGATATGAATTAGAATATACCTACAATGGTTATAATAAGAATCAAATTCAAAGTATCTTAGAAGAAAATTATCGCCGGGAAGAAGGTCAACCGGAAGTAAAAAGTATTGAAGAAAAGAATTACGAATACGAATTTACCGGAAACCTTATCTATGTAAGTACAGATTTAGAGAAGAAAGATTTAAATAGTTCATCAAAGACCCATGAAAGAAAACTACTATGGGATGAAGAAAACCGATTAATGTCCATAGATGATAATGGGTATGTAAGTAACTATGTATACGATGCCACAGGAGAACGGGTAATCAAAACAAGCGGCGAGAGCGAACAAGTGTATATTAATTCCTTATTCTCAGGCGGCAATACCGAAACACAAGGATTCACAGCCTATATCAACCCTTACTTAGTAGTAAGTCCTAATGGAAAATATACCAAACATTACTACGCAGGAAACCAACGAATAGTAAGTAAGCTGGGAGATATAGAAAGCTTTGGCGCAGATCCTAGAAGAATAGAATATGCAGGATCAACCGTACCCGGAGTAACGATCAACTGGAAAGCGAAATACCAAAGAAGCATTGAAGACTTAAAAGGGAACTATGCGTACTTTGAAGTACCGTATAACGGAAAGGACAATGATGATTACATTAACGGGGAAGGCTTCTGTTGTTCTCAGAATACAGCGTTAAGAGCAGGGATAGGAATCGGCAATGTGAACTATGAGAAAATGCAGTATTATTATCACCCGGATCATTTGGGCAGCTCAAGTTATATCACTAACTTAGACGGTGAAATAGTACAGCATGTAGAATATGTACCGTTTGGAGAAGTATTTATAGAGGAGAGAAACAACAGTTGGAATACCCCTTACTTGTTTAATGGAAAAGAGTTAGATGAAGAAACAGGACTGTATTATTATGGAGCAAGATACTATAATCCAAGGGAAAGTGTATGGTTAAGTGCAGATCCGTTAAGTGGATATAACCCGAATAATGAAACCGAGCATTATATAGATGGTCAACATAATGGAGGAATTTATAATTCATTTAACCTAAATACGTATGGGTATTGTTATCAAAATCCTGTTCTATTAGTAGATCCCAACGGAAAGCAGACGGAATTTCATGATGCATATTTAAGTCCAGCTGAATTAACAGGAGCTGCTATTAATGAGGTTAGATCAGCAGTTTCTAACATAGCAAGTAGAGTTATTAATCTTTTTACTGAGAAAGAAACAGTTACTCCTAGATATATAGTATCAGGAAGTGGTAGACTTACTTTAGTCACGGATATGCCTGCTGAAAGTTTTGGTGAACAGATTGTAAACTCGATAGGCGATGTTGCCACTATAGGCTTAGCTTTAATAGGAGGACCTGAAGGAGTTCTTTTTGGGAAGGCTGGTAAATCTAGTTCTATACTTCTTTTAGAAGAGGGTAAAAGTGCTTTAAAGGGAGCATCAAAAGGATCTTTGAGTGGAACAAAAAAAGCTTTAGAAAAAGCTAAACAAGAAATTGGTTTAAAATCAGGAGAAAGTTTACCAAAAGGGAAAGAAGGAAAATTTGGAAGTCCTCAGAGAGGAGATGGTAAAAAAGGATATCGTTTAGATCCATCTCATCCAAATGCTAAACCTGGTTCAGGTGAAGAATATCCGCATATAAATTTTTGGGATTATACTAATGGTAAGAGAGGAACTGGTGGAAAATCTGGTGCTGTACCAATAAAAGAATAG